The following DNA comes from Mya arenaria isolate MELC-2E11 chromosome 11, ASM2691426v1.
GAACGACCACTAGCGGACATATCTGTACCCTACTGCCAAACACCTCAGTGTACGACCACTATCAGACATATATGTACCCTACTGCCAAACACCTCAGTGTACGATCACTAGCGGACATATCTGTACCCTACTGCCAAATACCTCAGTGAACGACCACTATCAGACATATATGTACCCAATTTTCAGTGTAAGTCCTCTAGCGGAGATATATGTACCCTATTGCAAAACACCTTTCGAAGAGAATTAGCAGATACAGCAAAATTCTTACGAATCGTTGCTGTAAATGGGTGTGATGGAAGCATTGAGCATCACGTGGATTTGGCCAACGGCGCTTCCGGCGTATCGGTGTGAGGCTGCTATCCAGAAGGCGCGCTGCGCGTGTTGGCGACACGTGGCAGACGGCTCCCAGGGCGGACACGTGCTGCCGAAACCAGGGGCGTCCTCAGACCCGCACCACACGGGTTTATCTCCTATTGCTCCTGAAATAAGACAGATAATCGGTTATTCGAAAACGTACAATTTTTCCAAATACATAATCAAAGCAATATTTCTGTCGTATTTATTCTCTGGATTTGTTCTCATTTCTTTTTATGGTGTAGAATGGAcaaattatatatgatatagaACGGGTATGTTTtcagtagggatgcaaacgaatggcaaaagtgatattcgaatattcggtaattttTTCGACCGAATATTGAAATATTCGATTACcgcaatacatattttaaaagatgtagtaaactactattattttTCGCTAAAGCAAAAGCCGGGGCATTTTTGCGATACTTTGTGGTAGCTATAGTATGTgcggcggaccctgattttccttaaatgagcctttgaaattctccatttttaggaagaaaaaatgaatactttataaacagacaaaacacaatagaataatttcaattccgctgcctttatatttgtaaacaatgtcaaattagATTGATTTCTAGTCAAATAGTGTTTTACGCTAATAGAGAGTCCTTCCGTATGGCgcgagcagcctcgttctgaccTTTAAATTGACTAAAACTTTTCAGCGTTATcctatttctgttttaaatacaaCGCTTGAATAAACAGGTAAAAAGCCGCAATCATGTACTTACCAAGCAGTAGGTCAGAAACTGTGTAATACCTAACCCCACTATGAGAGAAGCGCATCACAAATGGGTAGACATTTTCCCAAAACAACGCCTGAAAACAGTTTGAAACTAGACTtctacacatgtatgtataagcTGATATTTTGTCTTCATTTCTGATGATGAGATATCATCGCCGTATAAGAATTTAATAGATACTATTACATGTTTTGATCACATACTTtaaaagctgaactctcacagatataccatttttacaactttgtttttattatttttttgcataaatatctgcaaaccaatgatataagattgttgacaaaaaaatcagattgtagattttcatatttccgttcgaaaattaatgtttaagggcctaaaccgttactaacggtaacatcataaaacatcatttttagaacttaaatataaaaatctgctatctaagttttgtcagcagtcttatataactggtttccatggatttttgcaaaaattggttcgatccaagacaaaaaatgaaaaagttgtcaacacgttcaatctgtgagagtgcagctttaataataaatgaaaacgaAAAATGAACGTGACGTCACCTTATCTCTGGGCACGTGAGTAGCGGTGAGATTGACGTAACGTTCGTAGCGTTCCTCGGAGATCTCACATGGTGGCTGATAGCGGAATGCTTCGGAAAACGCCTCCCATGTATCACTACAGTTCCTGAAACTGTATGGATGGCTTAATGTTGAATCtatacataaaaaaattcaaatattataaaacaaataaatatattttggtaaCTTTTCCTTTATAGTAATTGAAGATAAAGCAATCATGTATACCATAAAATagatctttattttatattgcgtattatatcattatatatatttttatgcagTTATTATCACCATTTTCACGATATTTTGAGTCGTGTATTGTTTGGTGTTAATATCGGTTTTCATCATACACTCTGGTGATGTAATAAATAACCTGGCCATTATAAATGCCTCCGTGTAGTACCTCAAAagtggtcattttcaatatgCTGTTGCATTtggaaaaatgaaatattttcccaaatatacatttttatcaataactaTTAACAAGtcaaaatgaactttttttctaTGTAGAGAATTAATTTAGCTTTAAAGCtggactctcacagattgaacgttttgacaacttttttttatcttggaacgagcagttttttgcgtaaatatctgaaaatcaGTGAAAAAAGACTGAtgagatcgcagatgttcatattgtgtcattgttttaaagaaattcagaaataatggctacatgcaaTGGCTCCACCATGTTGttgaaactgtacacaaaaccattttttacttaaaacaaaacaggttTGTAGACCGccgaaaccattgaaaccaaaactgaaactagtttggtatcaacaaaaacgccctaagtGCTGAGGCTCATGCCTCCGTCACTCAGTCCTCAAGACGGATTCACATCTTAACATTAAGAGGCTCGCGCATGCGCATTGGCTGGAGACATTCTCGAGGCATTTCGCTCTGAACACCAAAGAAAGTTAGCATTTATTGTAGGTCTTCTACACGATAAGTCGAGCCCGGTCTACCGcctttatttcttaaaaggcCAAATAGTGACACTTAATTTTAGTTATGATgctttcttgtttaaaagttttcGTTTTCTTCTCAACTTTCTCTTAATGCCTTCGTTTGGTATGTTATCCCGTATTGcacctttttttttaatttctgactttccaaaaaacaacaacccacCTTTATCTTGTTCGTGAAAAGGTAAGATACTTGGCCCAAATAAAGATGTTGGCGAAAATGAGATAATAATGCGGATACAAATATAGTAGTCCTGAATAtaatgctgattttttttttcgaaatctTCACTTTTGACCAagagataacatttttttttattatccaACATATAACAATGAAGAATTGCAATTTTCTGCATTTAAATTTGCTAAATGAAgcatgttttgtacatattacAGTGATTAATTGTACatgcatttgaaatacattttgatttttttgtttctattaaagcagtaatattaaacaatttattttataatataactgtaaacataacTAAACAGTTTGGTTGCCATGGTTGTTTCTGATTTTAAATCAGTTTAGACAATAGTGTTATGCTTACAATAATggttttcaaatgtattataaatCATCTGAAAAATTAATTGATTATTCAGCCTAAAAAGATATACAGACTTTACCATTGATGAAAAACTTATGTTCCAGTTTGCTACTATAGCAacagaaaataatgttaatacttAAGAAGACAATACCTTTATTAGGAAAACATGGGTAACAGTATTTCTCTCCAGATAATCAACTGAACTACactattataatttgtttgctGGTCAAACAAGAGTTAATGGCATGACAAAATGGGggaaaaaacacttttgaaaaTTCATGCTAAGATTTTGTTCGTTTGTTTATAATCAACACCAAAAACATTACAACTAATATGTATGCACGTTAATTAGTACGCATTATGGCCAAAGAGCAAGGGCATCTTGTGCCACAGAACACAAGAAGATAGCAGAATATCATATGTGTATGTAACACAAATAATTCCTTAAAGatgcatacaaattaaagtCGTTACAATTCGAGTCAACGAACTCATAAGTATTATGATTAACTGGTGGATTTTCCCTTTATTCAGATGGAGCAACTGTGAATATGGTACACTATATAAAAGCCAAAGTTTGACTTCACTTGGATAGCTTCTATAATTAATATACAGCTATAATTTAGAGATTAAGTGAACGAACAATGTTGGAAAATTGCTAAAATAAGGTTTTAAAAACCATCGTGCAACTAGCGTTACTTGGTCACTTGTATGCAATAGCGTCAGAACATTATGCAGCTCTAAACGACAGTGAACTCCttgattgtttaatttatagATTTGGTTCACGCGTTACAAAATTGAGTTTATGCAAATTtgcttttatattatatgatatcaaaacaacctttattTCCCCAACGAAACTCTATTTGGCGTATGGCGACGGTaaatcaaagcgcgaggcgctgaaagactatctgcgggcaaatatgtgagagctgcaaattttatttgaactatgggaatgggtgaagggcacatagataaaagtgaaaatgtgccgagggccaagagcgcttttgcccacactgggcgaggaaacaaCAACATCTTCACCTATTTTAaggcgtcttgtgtcattttgtttatgtaaatgtcacttcaatcgtcgtaaaccccctccccatgtatttaatgtgaCAATGCATGCTAAAGATTTTTCGTTGCTtttattagatatcatacgataggaaaatacaatacatcatatatcatttcctttaatgaacatacacgttttgtttaaggaaaatcattttttttacaaacaacttcaaaaataattccattcaagatgcacagcttatcacttaagtcgacgtatccccatgtatttaaagaaacaatcGGAGGCGTAGCCCGACTTTACCGAATGTTACGCACTAAATGGGGGGGATGGGGAATATCCATGTAGCCGGTTGGGGGTTCggttcggggggggggggtctacCCAGtggaaaacaatggaaaatggAACGAATATGTTGAGCTCTGAGGTGAATTTGAAGGGATTAATAGGTTCGAGGCCGCCGActttgtagttaccaagtgattgatttcgGCTCAGAAAGCTATATCTATCACAGGGAGGCAACGTTTTCTTTGGCTGATCTtccttttattctgatatcaatttttagcttGGCCCTCGacctttcatttttcaaattaatgttacgcacatgcgtaagtgcgtaacgctggctacgcccctgacaatgcaagcccctttcaatcgcttctaaagattttcagtgctttgattataaaTCATACGTAatgcaagttttatgaacatacacgttttaactgtttaaggaaaatgattttatttttacgaataATTCCTATCCGATtgaaaatgcagagcttatcagatggtcgttttcccgcggtgagggcaaacatgtggtcagttaatgtatgtagaaactatttttagaaaatcagtcagataatgtagttgaaactatttgtagattatcggaaattgtctgttctaagaatgggaatatgattgtgcCTTTTCcagtattattgataaataaatgttatttatgttttatgtaagtatctgtgtagaaataatactagtgctgttatgaatgcttcgcacTCTTTGGGTGTTTTACAGGTAAagtccgaactactttgcttcatcaaaagtatgcataactcactgtcgtatcagggaaTGTGTTTTCGAATAAATTGAAAGGCTAATGTCCAAAACtttgccaagaatacaccggaacgaagcttttacgcaaaaaatgtgaacatcttattagaaaagtatacgcctaaaaatcatagaatgaatagtattttgtttttgtatagcaggaaaatcataatatttgaaGCATAAGCAACGCGAAACCTGGGATACAACTATattgactttcagacaatcatttttgtttcttctctcataaaagtaatatcagAAATACACccttacaaataagcgtgcttcatgGTCACACAAGGTTATAAaaacaaaccctgcaggcgatggtacacttgcggtcggtaataatttctaaaacatcTTGGTCTGAACTCAGAGTGATTATCagtatgttaccttcctaccagagcatctattattttgacccacactaatctgataaatataacgatctataaatagttatattctgctaaaaataaaacgccggaaTACAGcaatacagcgcggaaatagccaaACAAGCAAGAGCTCATACTCggataatctatttttatggtttcgacgtcattctgctactaaacatagagcgcattgagacaaaaaaaatgggttaaaacgacatgaatagaagtagttctttggagtttgctgtcttaagactacctgcgcgcatgcgcagatagtctaataATACACTACCAACAACAACACGCGTAACAAGTACTTGTCCGGACAGAAGAACTGTTGGTGGGCAGCCTGGTACAGCTCACACGTGCCTATAACCACATCCCGGAGATTGGTTGTTGCCTCGTTCCCTTCCATGCAGTCACCATCCCCACCCCCAGGCAACACCCAGAGCGCAACCGTCATCGCCCACAGCATAACGTTATATACATCCATCACAGAATCAGCATCATTCTTATATAGTCACCATGGACACATATATACAACTATCGTAGTCACGAACTcgaaatcattattttattttagaactCGATCCTTTCTTTACATGATAAAACTGTACTTGCTATAATAAAGCATGTGAATAAATGGTCAGAGTTATGTGCGAACTAATTTCTTTTTCGGCACGGTGGTGGCGAAAGCTTCGTGCATACCGTGTATATGAATGCCACACGCGTACAGATGGAAGTATTTACTTGTGCTGCGAATTCCTGGTTCTCTCATCAGGACTAGAGATCGCCGACACCTCAGCAAACATATGTTCAGTCGGTAATTTGGAATTCTGGTGTAGGACGTATGTTTTCATTATCTCGAATTACTGCTCTACGATTACCTCCTTGCAATGAATTTCAATTTCCCTTTATGTTATCtttcaaatgaatgtttaaGCTTTTAGAAAagaaagcatatttttttacttttgtgtaAAACAACTTAGAAGAAAATAACTCTCCCTTGTTTGTAATGTAACTACCGCCAGTTGACGTATAAGCACAAGTGAATCGTGCGCATAAGATTTGAAAGGCTTTCAGTTTTTGAGAAACAATACGTTCACATCGGTAAAAGAATTTGTTTATAGTGAAAGTGTGCAATGTTATGTAAGTATATCAAATGAATCCTACCCTTGTTTTCACCTGCCCGTGACGGTACGTATATGTAACGAAGAGAATATACACAGGTATAATTATTATAGTACATGTGTATACGGAGTATCCATTTCTTGAATACCACTATTGTGTTTAATCATGTATCGGTTTCAAAAAGGCAGTTTAAGAGCTAGTCCCTCTTACTGGCGACATGGTGTTTTCTAATAATATTTTACGGATTCTTTAATGTTTGTACTATTCTTGCGTTTATATGACGAGATTTACCCTCGCGAGAAAATTTGCACCCGTGGGCAATTTTAACCCAGGGGCAAATATGTGCACATTAACGCAACAATAGCACTTTTAAAttaccattttaaaataaaaagtacttTCTTGTTATTAAAATGTCTACCTTATGAGGCAATAGTAAATCATTGTAATGGATGTTGATGTGGTGTATGCCGTAACTGTACTTCACGCATGCACTCCATGCGATGATTTAGACGAAACTTAAACCCCTGTTACATACGAACTTAAAGACCTATACTTCGGCAAATGAAATCCTACACACGCAGTAGGTGTGAACCGGAAACATGTGCCATAAGATGTACAACAGTGCTCGACATTTGGACGAATATCCTTAACTTACCCGGATATTAAAAGAAACCGGTGTTACAATCGGTAACATCGGCGAGTAATTCCTTATattgaaacagttatttttttaaataaattaatttaattaaatgtgttattttttatcttatttttttcattgatttttgttCAGGTTATATTGAATGTAATGCAAAGGATAAGATTGAACGCTCTTTAGCTTAAAGTGGCAGATAAATATGGAGCGGTATTTGGTAGATAAACAGTAAGAGTGTACCTATCTGGACAGAAGAATTGCTGATGGGTGGCTTGGTACAGCTCACATGTGCCTATAACTACCTCCCGGAGATTTGGCGTTGCCTTGGTCCCGTCCCTGCAGTCCTCCGCCCAACCATCGGGACATACCCACAGCACAATCGTCACAGTCCACAAAATCACGCGATATACATCCATTAGTCTCTTATACATACAAGTCACACgtgttataataatgttttaataaatatataaactctTACCAACCGTACTATGTACgttgaaatatattcattaattatttacaGCGTAATTAATTGAAGCCAACCAAAGTCGCGGATCCTACATTCTTATTCAAAGTCCTTAAACTATGATGAAACacgtttgtttatatatataggATTATAAAAATGCCAAGCGCGTTCAgatgatattatttaaatgtgctGTGAATTCCTGGTTCTCTCCTTATCACAAGAGATCACCGACTCCATCTCAATCTGCTTTGTGAATGAAAAGAAGGACGGTTTAGTCTTCACCTCATATTACTGCCTCCTCGGTGCAGTGGATTTAAAGCTGCGTTTTTTTGTAATCTTTTTCAACTCGACAAAAACTTATAAAAGGAATTGTTTGTTGTCTACATCGCTTGTatcaaaaatattgataacaaatgaaaaatgagcTAGTAACAAGAACTTTATTGAACAGTACAATCTTTATTCACATTGCAGCCGATGGAATGTAATATACCGGGAAGATATTCATAAGAGTTCATAACGCATGtcgaaaataacatttgaaacagtttGTGAGACAATATATTAAACCTCAACAAAATCAAGCCATTTTATAGTGCACTTGTGATGACGACTGCAAGGCCGCGTGAGCGCCGTCGTACGGCAGTCCTGGTTCACTCCATCCTCTAGACCAACCAGTCCCTGACTTGTGCTTACCGGCTCTACACAACAGTCAACGTATACATGTGTGGTTGATTATTCCCGTATGGGGACCGTTCCTTCACGAGTCTTCCACGGAAAACCGGATGGGTATGATTCGTTCCGCCCCGCTGTCTTGGTCAATCTTCGGAGCCTTCAGCGTGAGAATCCCATTGGACGAGAGAGATGACGTTACTTCGTTGGGATCCACGTCCTGAAAAAATGCAACTAATGTTAGACGCACTCCCCATGCATCGCCGGCATTTCGATTGAAGTGAGATGTGTGTCTTTCGGTGCTTGAGGTGTGCATGTATTCAGTGTTTTCCGTTGTGATTCTCATCTTTTCTGTGAACAGTTTTCCTTGAATTAAGTTTTAACATATATGCTTTACAACGATTTTAAACATATAGGATATATAGTGGTCTTATGCTGTGGTGGAAATCGGTATACCCGGAGGAAACTCACTTTTCCGGCTTGATGAACTCTAATTTATCCCACAGGCGCTTAGGCCGGGGATCGAGCCCGGGGAGCCTTAGCGAGAAGTGAGAATTCTAAAAAAGCTAACTAGACAACCAAGGTAGTAACAGTGTGAGAGAGTACACGAGAGTTGCCTTGAGTTGCCAGAGAAATCAGACTCGTTATATTCGTAAATGTGAACCCTGCGGACTAACATTCCCGACTTTACCTTCGGGAGGAGGTACTGGCGCCGGAACTCCCTCTCCACGATGCCGTACTCGTCCGCGCGTTCCCCGTGTCTGGCGTGCACGACGACCCGGTTGTTCTTCGTCTTCAAGGTGATCTCGCTGGGGCTGTAGCTGGACACGTCTAACGTTATCCGGAACTCGCGATCACCGTTCACAACCTTTAGAAAATGGGTAGAATCGTACCTTAACTTcgtgaatgaaaaaaaaaacgaacgGGCGAATAACTCGACCAGAGAACTGCATatctattataattattttaaacagattgGACAGTGCGTGGCATTTGTTGTAgagtatatattttgtacacaATAAAACTCATTTTGATTACTGGAAGTCGAGAAAAGTGCATATAAAGGAGTAAGAGATAAACGGGTCTATTTGTAGGATTAACATCCCTTATcgtttacatgtataaccatCGTGTAGTTCTGATTTGTAACGCGACGGATGCCATTTTATTTgacaatcataaaataaatcaaagaaCATACGTGTTCTCCGTTGACTTTTACAGGTACCCAATACTGTTTCCCGGCGTTGTTCGCCTGTAGATCTGTGTCGGTAGAACTTCCGGGGGTGGCGGTAGGGGGTGCTGAGAAGGAACTGGCACCAGGGTGCACTTCCGCCGTATACTTGGCGACTGAGGATGATGTTGATCCCTTAAACAGTACACATAGAGCAACACTGTGccaattacatattttataccGAGACTGGTACCGTATGGTAGAAATAAACCAATTAGTTTTTTcaagtatattgttttaatgcacttcATACCTAAAGATTGTCTACCATAGGGATTACGTTATAGGAGATTGGGTAGAGAAAAGAGTTTGTAACGATGGTAATCCTCGCATTGGAAAAACATGAGATATAGTCAAGCCCAGCTAGTATTTACCTTGGGCAAGAGTGGACCGTTTGGTACAATGTAGAGCCCTGAGCGCCCAAGCAGTGTGCGCATGTCGCTCGGTTTGAGGTCATCCGGAAGTGGATCAAGCGTCTTCCCCTGGTTGCACTTCATGTACGTAAAGGAGCGGACGCGAGGGAAGAGCGCCAGGACATACTGACGAAGGTCCTCCGCCGTCCATGTCAACGGAAGTTTTGAGGAGGACCGCAGACCGCCCATCAGCTCAGACCTCGGAACACCTGCATAAAAAGTTAAGCCTCATTTACCTGCATACACAAGTTAATAATACACCACgcatgtttatgtataaaaacaatCGTATCCATGGTAAAACTCTTAGTCATATGATCGGTACTAACAGAGAAGTCgagttttttttcatatttatgccTCATACCTAATTCTTCCTCCTGAAGTTTATTGAAATCAACTGAAAGTGTGTTCATCTTATCCTCAGGTTTCAGGCATGTAATCTTTACGCACGCCTCCTTGTATGGT
Coding sequences within:
- the LOC128208242 gene encoding ADP-ribosyl cyclase/cyclic ADP-ribose hydrolase-like isoform X2; its protein translation is MDVYNVMLWAMTVALWVLPGGGDGDCMEGNEATTNLRDVVIGTCELYQAAHQQFFCPDNFRNCSDTWEAFSEAFRYQPPCEISEERYERYVNLTATHVPRDKALFWENVYPFVMRFSHSGVRYYTVSDLLLGAIGDKPVWCGSEDAPGFGSTCPPWEPSATCRQHAQRAFWIAASHRYAGSAVGQIHVMLNASITPIYSNDSYFSLFEVPYIRPGFVDKVTVLLVNENPQAGRSKCEEESLEILESLFRQKNITFECEENRRYTNILEIPRVKTTKFGKETVPLPTKGFNIDTRPAHEALGGVFCQRVDYKQSAQSMCETLWAC
- the LOC128208242 gene encoding ADP-ribosyl cyclase/cyclic ADP-ribose hydrolase-like isoform X1; translation: MYKRLMDVYRVILWTVTIVLWVCPDGWAEDCRDGTKATPNLREVVIGTCELYQATHQQFFCPDSFRNCSDTWEAFSEAFRYQPPCEISEERYERYVNLTATHVPRDKALFWENVYPFVMRFSHSGVRYYTVSDLLLGAIGDKPVWCGSEDAPGFGSTCPPWEPSATCRQHAQRAFWIAASHRYAGSAVGQIHVMLNASITPIYSNDSYFSLFEVPYIRPGFVDKVTVLLVNENPQAGRSKCEEESLEILESLFRQKNITFECEENRRYTNILEIPRVKTTKFGKETVPLPTKGFNIDTRPAHEALGGVFCQRVDYKQSAQSMCETLWAC
- the LOC128208242 gene encoding ADP-ribosyl cyclase/cyclic ADP-ribose hydrolase-like isoform X3, producing the protein MYKRLMDVYRVILWTVTIVLWVCPDGWAEDCRDGTKATPNLREVVIGTCELYQATHQQFFCPDSFRNCSDTWEAFSEAFRYQPPCEISEERYERYVNLTATHVPRDKALFWENVYPFVMRFSHSGVRYYTVSDLLLGAIGDKPVWCGSEDAPGFGSTCPPWEPSATCRQHAQRAFWIAASHRYAGSAVGQIHVMLNASITPIYSNDSYFSLFEVPYIRPGFVDKVTVLLVNENPQAGRSKCEEESLEILESLFRQKNITFECEENRRDIVYTYCLDNPSGRICELLPTPTNTAPPPPWNKLIQTLCLLVTLIVCAMH
- the LOC128208241 gene encoding uncharacterized protein LOC128208241; this translates as MLHQKVFMDEQKPELDEFTATPASVPRHLEDYADKLWQMRVKTERESADSDDDTGSYSPSRENFYDSYYTSESDPLRDSFLEYSTLKRPLEEVISPTSATATPTTPAKRARGRPYKEACVKITCLKPEDKMNTLSVDFNKLQEEELGVPRSELMGGLRSSSKLPLTWTAEDLRQYVLALFPRVRSFTYMKCNQGKTLDPLPDDLKPSDMRTLLGRSGLYIVPNGPLLPKGSTSSSVAKYTAEVHPGASSFSAPPTATPGSSTDTDLQANNAGKQYWVPVKVNGEHVVNGDREFRITLDVSSYSPSEITLKTKNNRVVVHARHGERADEYGIVEREFRRQYLLPKDVDPNEVTSSLSSNGILTLKAPKIDQDSGAERIIPIRFSVEDS